One genomic segment of Pseudomonadota bacterium includes these proteins:
- a CDS encoding SDR family oxidoreductase, giving the protein MTKKLTGKAALVTGGARGIGAAIARSLADDGADVAISYVSSPDKAKALVRELQDKGVRAVAFKADQGKTAEVAELVNKVAEHFGHLDILVNNAGVFITGPVGSVTVEDVEKQFAINVGGVNAAVREAAKLMKDGGRIISIGSMGGTSSPWPGIADYSATKAAVAAYTRGWARDLGPKGITVNVIEPGPIDTDMNRDDERDFVQVLKGGTALGRYGKPEEIGATVAFLASKGASYITGATIAVDGGYNA; this is encoded by the coding sequence ATGACCAAGAAACTCACAGGAAAAGCCGCCCTGGTAACCGGCGGTGCGCGCGGAATCGGCGCGGCCATCGCCCGCTCACTGGCCGACGACGGCGCGGACGTGGCGATCAGCTACGTCAGTTCGCCCGACAAGGCGAAGGCGCTGGTGCGCGAGCTGCAGGACAAGGGCGTCCGCGCCGTGGCCTTCAAGGCCGACCAGGGCAAAACCGCCGAGGTGGCGGAGCTCGTCAACAAGGTTGCCGAGCATTTCGGCCACCTCGACATCCTCGTCAACAACGCGGGCGTGTTCATCACAGGTCCGGTCGGCAGCGTGACGGTGGAAGACGTGGAGAAGCAGTTCGCGATCAACGTCGGCGGCGTCAATGCCGCGGTGCGCGAGGCGGCGAAGCTCATGAAGGACGGCGGGCGGATCATCTCGATCGGCTCGATGGGCGGCACGTCGTCGCCCTGGCCGGGCATCGCCGACTACTCGGCGACGAAGGCGGCGGTCGCCGCGTACACGCGCGGCTGGGCGCGCGATCTCGGGCCCAAGGGGATCACCGTCAACGTGATCGAGCCGGGCCCGATCGACACCGACATGAACCGCGACGACGAGCGCGACTTCGTGCAGGTATTGAAGGGCGGCACGGCGCTCGGCCGTTACGGCAAGCCGGAGGAAATCGGCGCGACCGTCGCGTTCCTGGCGAGCAAAGGCGCGAGCTACATCACCGGCGCGACCATCGCGGTGGATGGCGGCTACAACGCCTGA
- a CDS encoding LysR substrate-binding domain-containing protein — protein sequence MPIAPSSFNQMLAMRVFVRVVDSGTFTNAANSLRIPKPTVTKLVQGLENHLRIKLLNRTTRRVSVTPDGSAYYERVVRLLGDLEDIESSVTHAKEKPRGRLRIDAGAAVTTFIILPALPAFLARYPDIAVECGVSDRPADLIGDNVDCVIRGGPLLEPSLVARRIGDLRWLTCATPAYFETHAMPSHPTDLESGHTLAGYFFPRSGRMRPLLFQRDGKRIEIQPNPRVAVNDSAAHFASLRAGLGLGQIISFMVSASGATRELVPVLQSWQPEPLPVHVLYAANRHLSTKVRVFVDWVAELFAQSPCTRLLTSDPR from the coding sequence ATGCCAATCGCTCCGTCCAGCTTCAACCAGATGCTCGCCATGCGCGTCTTCGTGCGCGTCGTGGACTCCGGCACTTTCACGAATGCCGCGAACTCGCTGCGCATCCCGAAGCCGACGGTCACGAAGCTCGTCCAGGGCCTCGAGAATCATCTGCGCATCAAGCTGCTCAATCGCACCACGCGCCGCGTGAGCGTCACGCCCGACGGCTCGGCGTACTACGAACGGGTCGTGAGGTTGTTGGGCGATCTCGAGGACATCGAATCGAGCGTGACGCACGCCAAGGAAAAGCCGCGCGGCCGGTTGCGTATCGACGCCGGCGCCGCCGTGACCACGTTCATCATCCTGCCGGCGCTACCGGCGTTCCTCGCGCGGTATCCGGACATCGCCGTCGAATGCGGCGTCAGCGACCGCCCCGCCGATCTCATTGGCGACAATGTCGACTGCGTGATCCGTGGCGGGCCGCTGCTCGAACCGTCGCTGGTGGCGCGGCGCATCGGCGATCTGCGCTGGCTCACCTGCGCGACGCCCGCGTATTTCGAAACCCATGCGATGCCGAGCCACCCCACCGATCTCGAATCCGGCCATACGCTGGCGGGTTATTTCTTTCCGCGCAGCGGCCGGATGCGGCCGCTGCTGTTTCAGCGCGACGGCAAACGTATCGAGATCCAGCCGAATCCGCGCGTCGCGGTCAACGATTCCGCCGCGCACTTCGCCTCCCTGCGCGCCGGCCTCGGACTCGGGCAGATCATCTCGTTCATGGTTTCGGCCAGTGGCGCGACGCGCGAGCTGGTGCCGGTATTGCAGAGCTGGCAACCCGAGCCCCTGCCCGTGCACGTGCTGTATGCCGCCAACCGGCATCTGTCGACCAAAGTGCGCGTGTTCGTCGACTGGGTGGCCGAGTTGTTCGCGCAGAGTCCGTGCACGCGCCTGCTGACATCAGATCCGCGATGA
- a CDS encoding ribonucleoside-diphosphate reductase subunit alpha yields MSTPAAADGISGHTRAKKRAPRKITGVTPLTPGSDGAKAARAAIEVKTDPSRDALLTNFGRATLQDRYLLAGETTQDLFARVARAYGDDAAHAQRLYDYMSKLWFLPATPILSNGGTSRGLPISCFLNAVEDNLDGIVGTWTENVWLASNGGGIGTYWGGVRSIGETVKGCGQTSGIIPFVRVMDSLTLAISQGSLRRGSAAVYLDVHHPEIEEFIEIRKPSGDFNRKSLNLHHGICITDEFMQAVRDDLPFALRSPKDGAALRTVSARHLWQRILETRLQTGEPYLLFSDTANNHLSAHQRELGLKVRQSNLCSEILLPTGVDHHGKARTAVCCLSSVNFETWDEWSDEPRFIEDVLRMLDNVLQEFIDHAPASMDSAKYSAARERSVGLGAMGFHSYLQNNGLPFESALARAANLRMFKHLRREADAASRVLAEERGACPDAAERGALERFSHKLAIAPTASISVICGGTSACIEPIPANIYTHKTLSGSFSVRNPALAKLFDSKGLNVEETWQSILAHEGSVQHLEGLTDDEKSVFRTAFEIDQRWVIELAADRAPLICQGQSLNLYLRSDIHKWDLLMLHWTAWERGVKSLYYCRSKSVQRAGFAGVEADNTRVLAVKPLSPETDDAKYDECLSCQ; encoded by the coding sequence ATGTCTACACCGGCGGCGGCAGATGGAATTTCCGGACATACGCGCGCGAAAAAGCGCGCTCCTCGCAAGATCACCGGCGTCACGCCGCTCACTCCGGGCAGCGACGGGGCGAAGGCGGCACGCGCCGCCATCGAAGTGAAGACCGACCCCTCCCGCGACGCGCTGCTGACGAATTTCGGCCGCGCCACGTTGCAGGACCGCTATCTACTTGCCGGCGAAACCACGCAGGACCTGTTCGCCCGGGTCGCGCGCGCCTATGGCGACGACGCCGCGCACGCGCAGCGGCTGTACGACTACATGTCGAAGCTGTGGTTCCTGCCGGCCACGCCCATCCTCAGCAACGGCGGCACGTCGCGCGGGTTGCCTATTTCCTGCTTCCTGAATGCAGTCGAGGACAATCTCGACGGCATCGTCGGAACGTGGACGGAAAACGTCTGGCTGGCCTCGAACGGCGGGGGCATCGGCACGTATTGGGGTGGAGTGCGTTCCATCGGCGAGACGGTGAAGGGCTGCGGCCAGACCTCGGGGATCATCCCGTTCGTGCGCGTGATGGATTCGCTCACGCTGGCGATCTCGCAGGGATCGCTGCGCCGCGGCTCCGCGGCCGTCTATCTGGATGTGCATCATCCCGAGATCGAGGAGTTCATCGAGATCCGCAAGCCCTCGGGAGACTTCAACCGCAAGAGCCTGAACCTGCACCACGGCATCTGCATCACCGACGAATTCATGCAAGCGGTGCGCGATGACCTGCCGTTCGCGCTGCGCAGCCCGAAAGACGGCGCAGCGCTGCGGACGGTGTCGGCGCGGCACCTGTGGCAGAGGATTCTCGAGACGCGACTGCAGACCGGCGAGCCCTATCTGCTCTTCAGCGACACGGCCAACAACCACCTCAGCGCACACCAGCGCGAACTCGGCCTCAAGGTCCGTCAGTCGAACCTGTGCAGCGAGATCCTGCTGCCCACGGGTGTGGATCATCACGGCAAGGCGCGCACCGCGGTGTGTTGCCTGTCGTCGGTGAACTTCGAGACCTGGGACGAGTGGAGCGACGAGCCGCGGTTCATCGAAGACGTGCTGCGCATGCTCGACAACGTGCTGCAGGAGTTCATCGACCACGCGCCCGCGAGCATGGACAGCGCGAAGTACTCCGCCGCGCGCGAGCGATCGGTAGGCCTCGGCGCGATGGGTTTCCATTCCTACCTGCAGAACAACGGGCTGCCGTTCGAAAGCGCGCTGGCGCGTGCCGCCAACCTGCGCATGTTCAAGCACCTGCGCCGCGAGGCCGATGCCGCCTCGCGCGTGTTGGCCGAAGAACGCGGCGCCTGCCCGGATGCCGCCGAGCGCGGCGCGCTCGAGCGTTTCAGCCACAAGCTCGCGATCGCACCGACCGCCAGCATCTCGGTGATCTGCGGCGGCACCAGCGCCTGCATCGAGCCGATCCCGGCGAACATCTACACGCACAAGACGCTGTCGGGATCGTTCAGCGTGCGCAATCCGGCGCTGGCGAAATTGTTCGATTCCAAGGGGCTCAATGTCGAGGAGACCTGGCAATCGATCCTCGCGCACGAGGGATCGGTGCAGCATCTCGAAGGTTTGACCGATGACGAGAAATCCGTATTCCGCACCGCGTTCGAGATCGATCAGCGCTGGGTCATCGAGCTCGCGGCGGATCGCGCGCCGCTGATCTGCCAGGGCCAGTCGTTGAACCTCTATCTACGCAGCGACATCCACAAGTGGGACCTGCTGATGCTGCACTGGACGGCCTGGGAGCGCGGCGTGAAGTCGCTGTACTACTGCCGCTCGAAGAGCGTGCAGCGCGCCGGGTTCGCCGGCGTGGAGGCCGACAACACGCGGGTCCTGGCGGTCAAACCGCTGAGCCCCGAAACCGACGATGCGAAATACGACGAGTGCCTGTCATGTCAGTGA
- a CDS encoding c-type cytochrome, producing MKKFLQWTGFVVAGLVVVAVVGCVWIYFASEAEFDHRFTLAAPQVPAIPADAASIAEGERLARMRGCMHCHGENLAGAVPLDIPNLVRFVAPNVTTAVPQYSDPDLVNLIRGGVRRDGTSTWFMPASMFAHMNDEDLGRILAYVRAVPARGGISGATEMRPLGRMIVAKGDFKSSAREVAELNESQIPVDPADPVGRGRYLVMNLCSECHGQDLNGDALAQSPPLAVAKTYTDKQFARLMLEGVALGDRKLPLMGETARARFSPLSADEVRAMYTYLRSRDAG from the coding sequence ATGAAAAAGTTTTTGCAGTGGACGGGATTCGTGGTCGCGGGCCTGGTCGTGGTCGCCGTGGTGGGCTGCGTGTGGATCTATTTCGCCTCCGAGGCGGAGTTCGATCACCGCTTCACGCTGGCGGCTCCGCAGGTGCCGGCCATACCCGCCGATGCAGCGTCGATCGCCGAAGGTGAACGTCTCGCCCGCATGCGTGGCTGCATGCACTGCCATGGCGAAAATCTCGCGGGCGCCGTGCCGCTCGACATTCCGAACCTGGTGAGATTCGTCGCGCCGAACGTGACCACCGCCGTGCCCCAGTACAGCGATCCGGATCTCGTCAACCTGATCCGCGGCGGCGTGCGGCGCGATGGCACCAGCACCTGGTTCATGCCGGCGAGCATGTTCGCCCACATGAACGATGAGGATCTCGGCCGCATCCTGGCTTACGTGCGCGCGGTGCCGGCGCGCGGCGGCATCAGCGGCGCAACCGAAATGCGTCCGCTCGGCCGCATGATCGTCGCCAAGGGCGATTTCAAATCGAGCGCGCGGGAAGTAGCCGAGCTGAATGAATCGCAGATCCCGGTCGATCCCGCGGATCCGGTGGGCCGCGGGCGCTACCTCGTCATGAACCTGTGCAGCGAATGTCACGGGCAGGACCTGAACGGCGACGCCCTCGCTCAATCGCCACCGCTTGCGGTCGCGAAAACGTACACCGACAAACAATTCGCGCGCCTGATGCTGGAAGGCGTCGCGCTCGGCGACCGCAAACTTCCGTTGATGGGCGAGACCGCCCGGGCGCGCTTTTCGCCGCTCAGTGCGGATGAAGTGCGCGCGATGTACACCTACCTGCGCTCGCGCGACGCGGGCTGA